The proteins below are encoded in one region of Williamsoniiplasma luminosum:
- a CDS encoding ATP-dependent Clp protease ATP-binding subunit — MDIQEKGKVTDALAKYTRDLTKDAKDGKIDPVIGREEEIMRVVRILSRKTKNNPVLIGEPGVGKTAVIEGLAQRIVKGDVPSVLRNKRILELDMGSLMAGAMYLGDYESRIKGVVNEIKQSNGEIILFIDELHLIVGAGKTGQSGGMDVSNLLKPSLARGELKAIGATTLNEYRQYIEKDAALERRFQKVLVAEPTLEQTISILRGLKERFENYHGVRIHDNALVAAADLSNRYISDRFLPDKAIDLVDEAAAGIKTELASIPEGLDQINRKVMQLEIERSALSKEKDSKSQDRLIEAETELKSLQVKQSALNQQWESEKKVLERINGFKNTIEQLKKELEITQTEGNYKRAGEIQYSLLPTLEKQLLETEMNSKDSLLTEEVTEEEIASIVARWTNIPVDKLIESEKAKLLTLPETLKEQVKGQDEAIQAVCEAIMRSRAGIKDPNKPIGSFLFLGPTGVGKTEVAKSLAEAMFNSVKKMIRIDMSEYMEKHSVSKLIGSPPGYVGYEEGGRLTEAVRRNPYSIILFDEIEKAHPDVFNVLLQVLDDGRITDSLGKTIDFKNTIIIMTSNIASEYMLNAENPNEISQQMLTAELQKHFRPEFLNRIDNIVTFNALSKDVIVEIIDKLLNELAKRLEKTHSWYISFSDNAKKDILENGYDLKFGARPIKRYIEKNLETLLAKEIISGHLQEDKKYLIDVEEKGHYVLKNSAALN, encoded by the coding sequence ATGGATATTCAAGAAAAAGGTAAAGTCACTGACGCGTTAGCCAAATACACAAGAGATTTAACAAAAGATGCCAAAGATGGCAAAATTGATCCCGTGATTGGGCGTGAAGAAGAAATTATGCGTGTGGTGCGAATTTTAAGTCGTAAAACCAAAAATAATCCTGTTTTAATTGGAGAACCTGGAGTTGGTAAAACCGCGGTTATTGAAGGATTGGCTCAACGAATTGTTAAAGGTGATGTGCCATCTGTTTTACGAAATAAAAGAATTTTAGAACTTGATATGGGAAGTTTAATGGCCGGGGCGATGTATCTTGGTGATTATGAAAGTCGTATTAAAGGAGTTGTGAATGAAATTAAACAATCAAATGGAGAAATTATTTTATTCATTGATGAATTACATTTAATTGTTGGAGCTGGTAAAACTGGTCAATCTGGAGGGATGGATGTTTCTAATTTATTGAAACCTTCACTTGCTCGCGGTGAATTAAAAGCAATTGGAGCCACCACTTTAAATGAATATCGTCAATACATTGAAAAGGATGCAGCTTTAGAAAGACGTTTTCAAAAAGTTTTAGTCGCGGAACCAACTTTAGAACAAACAATTTCGATTTTACGTGGTTTAAAAGAACGTTTTGAAAACTATCATGGAGTAAGAATTCACGACAATGCGCTTGTCGCTGCCGCTGATTTATCAAATCGTTATATTTCTGACCGTTTTTTACCAGATAAAGCGATTGATTTGGTCGATGAAGCAGCTGCTGGAATTAAAACAGAACTGGCTTCCATCCCTGAAGGATTAGACCAAATCAATCGTAAAGTTATGCAATTAGAAATTGAGCGTTCAGCGCTTTCTAAAGAAAAAGATAGTAAATCTCAAGACCGTTTAATTGAAGCTGAAACTGAATTAAAATCCTTGCAAGTTAAACAATCTGCTTTAAACCAACAATGAGAATCAGAAAAAAAGGTTTTAGAAAGAATTAATGGTTTTAAAAACACGATTGAACAATTAAAAAAAGAATTAGAAATCACACAAACTGAAGGTAATTATAAACGTGCTGGAGAGATTCAATATTCATTACTCCCAACACTTGAAAAACAATTATTAGAAACTGAAATGAATTCTAAAGATTCGTTATTAACAGAAGAAGTAACTGAAGAAGAAATTGCAAGTATTGTCGCTCGTTGAACTAACATTCCGGTTGACAAATTGATTGAATCAGAAAAAGCTAAACTCTTAACTTTACCCGAAACTTTAAAAGAACAAGTTAAAGGTCAAGATGAAGCAATTCAAGCAGTTTGTGAAGCGATTATGCGTAGTCGTGCAGGGATTAAAGATCCGAATAAACCAATTGGAAGTTTCTTATTTTTAGGCCCAACTGGGGTTGGAAAAACTGAAGTGGCCAAATCTTTGGCTGAAGCGATGTTTAACTCAGTGAAAAAAATGATTCGCATTGATATGAGTGAATACATGGAAAAACATTCAGTTTCTAAATTGATTGGTTCACCTCCTGGATATGTCGGATATGAAGAGGGTGGAAGATTAACTGAAGCTGTTAGAAGAAATCCATATTCAATTATTTTATTTGATGAAATCGAAAAAGCTCACCCAGATGTTTTCAATGTTTTATTACAAGTTTTAGATGATGGAAGAATCACAGATTCTTTAGGTAAAACAATTGATTTTAAAAATACAATTATAATTATGACTTCAAACATTGCCAGTGAATATATGTTAAACGCTGAAAATCCCAATGAGATTAGTCAACAAATGTTAACTGCTGAATTACAAAAACATTTCCGACCAGAATTTTTAAACAGAATTGACAATATTGTCACATTCAACGCTTTGTCAAAAGATGTCATTGTTGAAATCATTGATAAATTATTGAATGAATTGGCAAAACGTTTAGAAAAAACGCATTCTTGATACATTTCATTTTCAGATAATGCGAAAAAAGACATTTTAGAAAATGGTTATGATCTAAAATTTGGAGCACGACCAATTAAACGTTATATTGAAAAAAATTTAGAAACATTGTTAGCTAAAGAAATTATTAGTGGGCATTTACAAGAAGATAAAAAATACTTAATTGATGTTGAAGAAAAAGGTCATTATGTTCTTAAAAATTCAGCAGCTTTAAATTAG
- a CDS encoding BspA family leucine-rich repeat surface protein: MKKLLTLLGSIGILATTSVTVVACGNKATNSITNIENELKQILNQKQDSAWNLEELQDKINDQYGESSISVELIDSSIRASGSQIHQDQYKFTSSGNNYTGSIILTHTWTETINETVNISTIEIDLQAILDEQTTKAWTENDLQQRIDEKYPWGGITVKKSGSSRANHLEERHDQYTFTGDGNIGNEFEYTGSIILTHNWTETVDDTVNISTIEIDLQAILDEQTTQAWTENDLQQRIDEKYPLGAIAVKKSGSSRAHHPEEHYDQYTFTGDGNIGNEFEYTGSIILTHNWTETVDDTVNISTIEIDLQAILDELKNQAWIESDLQQRIDEKYPLGAIAVKKSGSSRAHHPEEHYDQYTFTGDGNIDNEFEYTGSITLTHNWTKKIDNTKPIGEIKEGLQAILDQEEYKYKAWNQEDLQSAIDKEFGIKEIEVTPVNALTRSFDIAPQPQRNKWKFVGNGSIDNEYKWNENIELTHKWEKKIDTTKNISEIKKDLEKIVRSQEEFWNAKTLENKVSELYPKSGIKVIEQKLLKSEKVPITKWKFIGEGSIENDYIYNGELEIYQIKDMQSYPQTIYIDAKTQEIKSTNDTAPQETKEVLHIGFGMDNEKNIMKAHKMPKNIEKVPNYISPQIKSLYKIFDGAIQFNDSNVSEWDTSNVEIMKNAFMDAESFNQELNDWNVSNVWDMNTMFIRAKAFNQDLNNWETSKVQKMSHMFQGAEQFNGNISTWDTSNVTEMQLMFQDAESFNQDLTRKDKIWDTSNVTDMTMMFDGAKKFNGNISNWDTLEVKNMGSMFQNAQSFNVDISNWNTSNVTDMSSMFKGANKFNRNINTVDDHWNTSNVTDMSGMFSNARVFNADITNWNTSNVTDMSSMFENAKAFNADITNWNTSKVTNMSSMFKGTNKFNRNINTVDNHWNTSNVTNMSGMFENARVFNADITNWNTSKVTNMSSMFKGTNSFNKDINTVGDVWNVSKVTDMKEMFKDASAFDGDISNWNTSKVTTMEGMFEAAAIFNRNISGWDTLNVKNMTSMFRYAKAFNQDLKSWNVDNVYDCYNFSFESGLTEENLPNFPEW, from the coding sequence ATGAAAAAACTATTAACATTATTAGGTAGTATCGGAATTTTAGCCACAACAAGTGTAACTGTTGTGGCTTGTGGGAATAAAGCAACAAATTCAATTACCAATATTGAAAATGAACTTAAACAAATTTTAAATCAAAAACAAGATTCCGCGTGAAATTTAGAAGAACTCCAAGACAAAATTAATGATCAATATGGAGAATCCTCAATTAGTGTTGAATTGATTGATTCATCCATCCGTGCTTCTGGTTCACAAATTCATCAAGATCAATACAAATTCACAAGTAGTGGTAATAATTACACTGGTTCAATTATTTTAACCCATACTTGAACAGAAACCATTAACGAGACTGTTAATATTTCAACAATCGAAATTGATTTACAAGCGATTTTAGATGAACAAACAACCAAAGCTTGAACTGAAAACGATTTACAACAAAGAATTGATGAAAAATATCCTTGAGGGGGAATTACTGTTAAAAAAAGTGGTTCATCTCGTGCTAATCATTTGGAAGAACGCCACGATCAATACACCTTTACAGGTGATGGAAATATTGGTAATGAATTTGAATATACTGGATCAATTATTTTAACTCATAATTGAACAGAAACAGTTGATGATACTGTTAATATTTCAACAATCGAAATTGATTTACAAGCGATTTTAGATGAACAAACAACCCAAGCTTGAACTGAAAACGATTTACAACAAAGAATTGATGAAAAATATCCTTTAGGTGCAATTGCTGTTAAAAAAAGTGGTTCATCTCGTGCTCATCATCCTGAAGAACATTATGATCAATATACATTTACAGGTGATGGAAATATTGGTAATGAATTTGAATATACTGGTTCAATTATTTTAACTCATAATTGAACAGAAACAGTTGATGATACTGTTAATATTTCAACAATCGAAATTGATTTACAAGCGATTTTAGATGAACTAAAAAATCAAGCTTGAATTGAAAGTGATTTACAACAAAGAATTGATGAAAAATATCCTTTAGGTGCAATTGCTGTTAAAAAAAGTGGTTCATCTCGTGCTCATCATCCTGAAGAACATTATGATCAATATACATTTACAGGTGATGGAAATATTGATAATGAATTTGAATATACCGGATCAATTACTTTAACGCATAATTGAACCAAAAAAATTGATAATACCAAACCAATCGGTGAGATTAAAGAAGGTTTACAAGCTATTTTAGATCAAGAAGAATATAAATATAAAGCTTGAAATCAAGAAGACTTACAAAGTGCAATTGATAAAGAATTTGGTATAAAAGAAATTGAAGTTACTCCAGTTAATGCTTTAACTCGTTCTTTTGACATTGCCCCCCAACCCCAACGAAATAAATGAAAATTTGTTGGAAATGGTTCAATAGACAACGAATATAAATGAAATGAAAACATTGAATTAACTCATAAATGAGAAAAGAAAATTGATACAACAAAAAATATTTCAGAAATTAAAAAAGATTTAGAAAAAATTGTTAGATCTCAAGAAGAATTTTGAAATGCAAAAACATTAGAAAACAAAGTCTCAGAATTATATCCAAAAAGTGGAATTAAAGTTATTGAACAAAAATTATTAAAATCTGAAAAAGTTCCGATTACAAAATGGAAATTTATTGGCGAAGGTTCTATTGAAAATGACTATATATATAATGGTGAATTAGAAATATATCAAATCAAAGACATGCAATCTTATCCTCAAACCATATATATCGATGCTAAAACTCAAGAAATTAAATCAACTAACGATACAGCCCCACAAGAAACTAAAGAAGTTTTACATATTGGTTTTGGCATGGACAATGAAAAAAATATAATGAAAGCACATAAAATGCCAAAAAATATTGAAAAAGTACCCAATTATATTTCACCCCAAATAAAGAGTTTATACAAAATATTTGATGGGGCTATTCAATTTAATGACAGTAATGTTTCGGAATGAGATACTTCAAATGTTGAAATTATGAAAAATGCATTTATGGATGCAGAATCATTTAATCAAGAACTAAATGATTGAAATGTATCTAATGTTTGAGACATGAATACGATGTTTATTAGAGCAAAGGCATTTAATCAAGATTTAAATAATTGAGAAACCTCAAAAGTTCAAAAAATGTCGCACATGTTTCAAGGAGCTGAACAATTTAATGGAAACATTTCAACATGAGACACCTCAAATGTAACTGAAATGCAACTAATGTTTCAAGATGCAGAATCATTTAATCAAGATTTAACAAGAAAAGATAAAATATGAGACACCTCAAATGTAACTGATATGACCATGATGTTTGATGGGGCAAAGAAATTTAATGGTAACATTTCAAATTGAGATACTTTAGAAGTAAAAAATATGGGATCTATGTTTCAAAATGCACAATCATTTAATGTTGATATTTCAAATTGAAACACTTCAAATGTAACTGATATGTCTAGCATGTTTAAAGGTGCAAACAAATTTAATAGAAACATAAACACTGTAGACGATCATTGAAACACTTCAAATGTAACTGATATGTCTGGAATGTTCTCAAATGCAAGAGTATTTAATGCTGATATTACCAACTGAAACACTTCAAATGTAACTGATATGAGTTCTATGTTCGAAAATGCAAAAGCATTTAATGCTGATATTACCAACTGGAACACTTCAAAAGTCACAAATATGTCTAGTATGTTTAAGGGCACAAACAAATTTAATAGAAACATAAACACTGTAGACAATCATTGAAACACTTCAAATGTAACTAATATGTCTGGAATGTTCGAAAATGCAAGAGTATTTAATGCTGATATTACCAACTGGAACACTTCAAAAGTCACAAATATGTCTAGTATGTTTAAAGGTACAAATTCATTTAATAAAGACATAAATACTGTTGGTGATGTTTGAAACGTTTCAAAAGTAACTGATATGAAAGAAATGTTTAAAGATGCATCAGCATTTGATGGTGATATTTCAAATTGAAACACTTCTAAAGTAACAACAATGGAGGGGATGTTTGAAGCAGCAGCAATATTTAATAGAAATATTTCAGGGTGAGATACTCTAAATGTGAAAAATATGACTAGTATGTTTAGATATGCAAAAGCATTTAATCAAGATTTAAAAAGCTGAAATGTAGATAATGTTTATGATTGTTATAACTTTTCATTTGAATCAGGTTTAACAGAAGAAAATTTACCTAATTTTCCAGAATGATAG